A genomic stretch from Mus pahari chromosome 6, PAHARI_EIJ_v1.1, whole genome shotgun sequence includes:
- the Sync gene encoding syncoilin isoform X1, which produces MASPEPLRGGDGARAAREPHIESSFPLQESESPKEAKTVSPEATLSLEGTVNLEDILYLGASGDFEESFYEEESEKPEQTLYIDESRQPDEALSLEEPVCPEEMLFVEEAVRPDEVQISEQPVEPVKSPTACEGEMVAKEGSLPAQPIPSTEEDPLSVEDLERLEARFQQCVQAVSQLEEERDQLIHELVLLREPALQEVQQVHQDILAAYKLHAQAELERDGLREEIRTVKQKLFKVTKECVAYQYQLECRQQDVAQFADCREALTTRAAELSGELTQLRDAYQKQKEQLQQRLEAPPTQSDGHFLQESRRLSTQFENLMAESRQGLEDEYEPQLLRLLERKEAGTKALQDTQAEIQEMREALRPLEAEALQLQLQNRNLEDQLSLVRQKRDEEVQQYREQLEEMEERQRQLRSGVQAQQQKNKEMERLRMSLAEELSTYKAMLPKSLEQAEAPTAQAGGVEAQPPGTV; this is translated from the exons ATGGCCAGCCCGGAACCCCTGCGCGGCGGGGACGGCGCCCGGGCCGCGAG GGAACCACACATTGAATCGAGTTTTCCTCTTCAGGAGTCAGAATCCCCGAAGGAGGCCAAGACCGTTAGCCCAGAGGCCACTCTGTCTTTGGAGGGGACTGTGAACCTAGAGGACATTCTCTATCTGGGGGCATCGGGGGACTTTGAAGAGAGCTTTTATGAGGAAGAGTCTGAGAAGCCAGAGCAGACACTGTATATAGACGAATCGAGGCAGCCAGACGAGGCGCTGAGTCTGGAAGAGCCCGTGTGTCCAGAGGAGATGCTGTTTGTGGAGGAAGCTGTGAGGCCAGATGAGGTGCAAATTTCAGAGCAGCCTGTGGAGCCAGTTAAGAGCCCAACTGCTTGTGAGGGAGAAATGGTGGCCAAGGAGGGAAGCCTGCCAGCTCAACCGATTCCCAGCACCGAGGAGGACCCCCTCAGCGTGGAGGACCTGGAGCGGCTGGAAGCTCGTTTCCAGCAATGTGTACAAGCTGTGTCCCAGCTGGAAGAGGAGAGGGACCAGCTTATCCACGAGCTCGTGCTGCTCCGGGAACCAGCCCTGCAGGAGGTGCAGCAAGTCCACCAGGACATCCTGGCGGCCTACAAGCTGCACGCccaagcagagctggagagggaTGGGCTCAGGGAGGAGATCCGGACGGTGAAGCAGAAGCTGTTCAAAGTGACCAAGGAATGCGTGGCTTACCAATACCAGCTGGAGTGCCGTCAGcaggatgtggctcagtttgCCGACTGCAGGGAAGCACTGACCACTCGGGCAGCCGAGCTCTCCGGAGAACTGACCCAGCTCCGAGATGCCTATCAGAAGCAGAAGGAGCAGTTACAGCAACGACTAGAAGCACCCCCGACCCAGAGCGACGGGCACTTTCTCCAGGAGAGCCGACGGCTGTCGACACAGTTTGAAAATCTCATGGCAGAGAGCCGCCAGGGCCTGGAGGATGAGTATGAGCCTCAGCTGCTCCGGCTCCTggaaaggaaagaggcagggaCCAAAGCTCTACAGGACACCCAGGCGGAGATCCAGGAGATGAGGGAGGCTCTGAGACCCCTGGAAGCAGAGGCCCTGCAGCTCCAACTtcagaacaggaacctggaggaccAGCTCTCCCTCGTGAGGCAAAAACGTGATGAAGAGGTTCAACAGTACAGG GAGCagctggaggagatggaggagagacaGCGGCAGTTACGCAGTGGGGTGCAAGCTCAGCAGCAGAAGAACAAGGAGATGGAGCGGCTGAGGATGAGCCTTGCTGAAGAGCTTTCCACATACAA ggCTATGCTACCCAAGAGTCTGGAACAGGCTGAGGCACCCACTGCTCAGGCAGGTGGAGTGGAGGCACAACCCCCAG GGACTGTTTAG
- the Sync gene encoding syncoilin isoform X2, whose amino-acid sequence MASPEPLRGGDGARAAREPHIESSFPLQESESPKEAKTVSPEATLSLEGTVNLEDILYLGASGDFEESFYEEESEKPEQTLYIDESRQPDEALSLEEPVCPEEMLFVEEAVRPDEVQISEQPVEPVKSPTACEGEMVAKEGSLPAQPIPSTEEDPLSVEDLERLEARFQQCVQAVSQLEEERDQLIHELVLLREPALQEVQQVHQDILAAYKLHAQAELERDGLREEIRTVKQKLFKVTKECVAYQYQLECRQQDVAQFADCREALTTRAAELSGELTQLRDAYQKQKEQLQQRLEAPPTQSDGHFLQESRRLSTQFENLMAESRQGLEDEYEPQLLRLLERKEAGTKALQDTQAEIQEMREALRPLEAEALQLQLQNRNLEDQLSLVRQKRDEEVQQYREQLEEMEERQRQLRSGVQAQQQKNKEMERLRMSLAEELSTYKDCLEIYGRTCSPETRKHLSKDH is encoded by the exons ATGGCCAGCCCGGAACCCCTGCGCGGCGGGGACGGCGCCCGGGCCGCGAG GGAACCACACATTGAATCGAGTTTTCCTCTTCAGGAGTCAGAATCCCCGAAGGAGGCCAAGACCGTTAGCCCAGAGGCCACTCTGTCTTTGGAGGGGACTGTGAACCTAGAGGACATTCTCTATCTGGGGGCATCGGGGGACTTTGAAGAGAGCTTTTATGAGGAAGAGTCTGAGAAGCCAGAGCAGACACTGTATATAGACGAATCGAGGCAGCCAGACGAGGCGCTGAGTCTGGAAGAGCCCGTGTGTCCAGAGGAGATGCTGTTTGTGGAGGAAGCTGTGAGGCCAGATGAGGTGCAAATTTCAGAGCAGCCTGTGGAGCCAGTTAAGAGCCCAACTGCTTGTGAGGGAGAAATGGTGGCCAAGGAGGGAAGCCTGCCAGCTCAACCGATTCCCAGCACCGAGGAGGACCCCCTCAGCGTGGAGGACCTGGAGCGGCTGGAAGCTCGTTTCCAGCAATGTGTACAAGCTGTGTCCCAGCTGGAAGAGGAGAGGGACCAGCTTATCCACGAGCTCGTGCTGCTCCGGGAACCAGCCCTGCAGGAGGTGCAGCAAGTCCACCAGGACATCCTGGCGGCCTACAAGCTGCACGCccaagcagagctggagagggaTGGGCTCAGGGAGGAGATCCGGACGGTGAAGCAGAAGCTGTTCAAAGTGACCAAGGAATGCGTGGCTTACCAATACCAGCTGGAGTGCCGTCAGcaggatgtggctcagtttgCCGACTGCAGGGAAGCACTGACCACTCGGGCAGCCGAGCTCTCCGGAGAACTGACCCAGCTCCGAGATGCCTATCAGAAGCAGAAGGAGCAGTTACAGCAACGACTAGAAGCACCCCCGACCCAGAGCGACGGGCACTTTCTCCAGGAGAGCCGACGGCTGTCGACACAGTTTGAAAATCTCATGGCAGAGAGCCGCCAGGGCCTGGAGGATGAGTATGAGCCTCAGCTGCTCCGGCTCCTggaaaggaaagaggcagggaCCAAAGCTCTACAGGACACCCAGGCGGAGATCCAGGAGATGAGGGAGGCTCTGAGACCCCTGGAAGCAGAGGCCCTGCAGCTCCAACTtcagaacaggaacctggaggaccAGCTCTCCCTCGTGAGGCAAAAACGTGATGAAGAGGTTCAACAGTACAGG GAGCagctggaggagatggaggagagacaGCGGCAGTTACGCAGTGGGGTGCAAGCTCAGCAGCAGAAGAACAAGGAGATGGAGCGGCTGAGGATGAGCCTTGCTGAAGAGCTTTCCACATACAA GGACTGTTTAGAAATATATGGTCGGACCTGTAGCccagaaacaagaaaacatttaTCAAAGGATCACTAG